GAAAACTTCCATCACATAGACGCTGGATGAAAACTGTGCAGCAAAATCCACAGCGTATTGCAGTGTTTCATGGGCATCGGGCGAAGTTCCGATTGGTACTAATATGTTCTTCATAACGGTTAGCGATTTATACTATAAATTTACGCAATAATTGGCTTGAAATAATGATCCGACCTGCAAAGATAGGCGAAATTCAACAGATCTTGAGTATCACAAAGGCCTGTATGCATCATATGCGTGCCAGGGGAATTGAACAGTGGAATGAGGAATATCCGTCCGAAAAAGCCTTCATGAATGATATAAAAAGGAAAGAACTCTATGTAAAGGAAACAGAAGGGGATATTGTAGGTTGCATATGCGTCACCCCTGTTATGGATGAGGAATATTTTTCCGTTAAATGGCTTACGCCAAATGGACTTAATTTATACGTCCACCGCCTTGCAGTTCACCCCGATTACCAGGGAAAAGGAATGGCGCGAAGTTTAATGGATAAAGCTGAGGCAATAGCCCGGGCGGCTAACTACACCTCTGTTAGACTGGATACCTTCAGTAAAAATCAGAGAAACCAGCGATTCTATGAAAGCAGAGGATACAGAAAACTCGAATCCATTTATTTTCCAAAACAAAGTCCGCATCCCTTTTACTGTTACGAACTCATTTTATAATTTCCCCACTTGACAACCCGCGTAAGTTTCAAAACCATAAACAAGCTCGCTATTCCTGCCACCATCGCGGGGATCGCTGAGCCCATTCTATCCATCACGGATACCGCGATCGTGGGAAATATCCCTGACAACGGTCTTGAATCTCTGGCTGCTGTGGGAATCGTAGGGGCATTTCTTTCCATGCTCATCTGGATCCTGGGACAAACCCGAAGTGCTATCTCAGCAATTATATCTCAATACCTCGGGGCCGGCAAACTCGATCAGGTTTCCACTCTTCCGGCACAAGCCATTGCCCTTAATGTTCTTTTGAGTATCGTGATCCTTCTGGGGACCATATTTATCGTTGAAGATATTTTCCTCCTCTTTAATGCCAAGGGAAAGATCCTGAAATACTGTGTTTCTTACTACTCCATCCGAGTCTGGGGCTTCCCTCTTACCCTTTTTGCTTTTGCCGTAATGGGGATTTTCAGAGGCTTACAAAATACCTATTGGCCGATGATGATCGCCATTGTAGGTGCGGTGTTGAATATCGGACTCGATTTTATCCTCGTTTACGGTATTGATGGCTTTATCTCGCCCATGTACCTGGAAGGCGCTGCATGGGCAAGTTTAATTGCACAAGGGGTTATGGCGGTCATGTCCCTTTTCCTTCTAATGACTAAGACCAATATCTCACTATGGCCCAGATTTCCTATCCATCCCGAGTTGGGCAGACTAGTAGGAATGAGCCTCAATTTGTTTGTAAGGGCAGTAGCTCTGAATATCACTTTGGTATTGGCCGTTCGGGAAGCCACGGCTTTGGGGGATCGGTTTATTGGAGCCCATACCATTGCCATAAACCTCTGGCTTTTTGCCGCTTTCTTTATTGATGGCTATGGAGCTGCCGGGAATATTATGGGAGGTAGACTACTAGGCGCCAGGGATTATTCGAATCTCTGGAAGCTTTCAAAGAAGATTATGCTCTATGGGTTATTAGTAAGTGGCGTATTGATGATTATCGCATTTGTACTTTATCGTCCACTAGGAGCCCTCTTTTCAAATGACAGCAGGGTTTTGCAGACATTTTATTCCATTTTCTTTATCGTTATCCTGGCCCTCCCGGTAAATACGGTTGCCTTTGTCTTTGACGGCTTGTTCAAGGGATTAGGAGAAATGAAATACCTGAGAAATGTCTTACTGGTAGCAACTTTTATAGGTTTTATTCCAATCCTCTTCCTGGGCAAGTTTATGAACCTGGGACTCTATGGGATCTGGATTGCTATCACCATCTGGATGATGATCAGGGGAGGAGCCCTGGTATGGAAGTTCAGGAGAAAATTTCGCCCCCTTTTACAAAAGACGTAATTTTGAGAAAATCAACCAGATATGGGAACTAACAGAGCAAATGGCAGTCTATATACCTCAATAAACAATAGTGTTGCCACTGTAGAATTTGGACATCCTGCCGGCAACTCCTTTGTTTCAGAATTACTGCTTCGACTTACTAATGAGCTCAATGAGCTATCTGCAAATAAAGAAGTATCTCTTATCGTGCTCGCTTCAGAGGGAGAAGGTGCTTTTTGTGCAGGAGCCTCATTCCACGAGCTAATGGCAGTGTCCAACCAAAATGAAGCTACGGAATTCTTTAGTGGTTTTGCCCATGTTATCAATGCGATGCGAAACTGTAGTCAACCCATAGTGGGACGAGTACAGGGGAAAGCTGTTGGTGGAGGTGTGGGCCTTATTTCGGCCTGCGATTACGTTTTTGCAACTGAGGATGCCGCCGTAAAATTATCAGAACTAAGTATAGGAATTGCCCCTCTTGTCATTGCCCCTGCAGTGAAAAGGAAAGTTGGTGCTTCCGGTCTGGCAGAACTTTCTCTGGCGCCCACCGAATGGAAGAACGCGTATTGGGCAAAAGAGAAAGGACTCTTTTCCAAAGTCTTTAGTAACACCGGTGAAATGGACAAAGAACTCGATTTTTTTACCTCCCAATTGGCAAAATACAACCCAGAAGCACTGGCTGGAATGAAAAAGGCCTTGTGGGAAGGAACAGAAGAATGGGGAAGCCTGTTGACTGACAGAGCAGCAATAACAGCTGCATTGGGCTTGTCAAACTATACAAAAAAAGCGCTGGCAGCTTTTAAAAAGTAAGTTTCTCTTTTGTCAATCAAAACAAAGCTCTAAAGTGTATCCAGAATAAGAATATCTTTATCTGAAAAGTATCTGCAATGAGGCGACACGATCTTGATTGGTTACGAGTTTCTGTATTTGGTTTGCTGATTTTCTACCACGTAGGCATGTTCTTTGTTCCCTGGGAATACCATATTAAAAACAATGTTGAATATTCGTGGTTGCGATACCCTATGTTGTTCCTCAATCAATGGCGACTACCCATTTTGTTTGTCATTTCGGGTATGGGCACGTCTTACGCCTTAAACAAGAGAACGGGACTGCAATTTAGTTTGGAACGAATAAAAAGACTATTCCTTCCTCTGGTAGTAGGGATGCTTTTAATAGTTCCTCCACAGGTCTACATAGAAAGAATCGCGTACGGTCAATTTATGGGCACCTATTTTGAATTCTGGCCTTCAAAAGCCTTTACAGGTGTATATCCCGAAGGTAATTTAAGTTGGCACCACCTATGGTTTCTACCCTATCTCTTGCTTTTTTCTCTAGCCCTGCTCCCGGTATTCCTCTATCTAAGAAAACATCCCGGAAACAGATTTATTTCCAGGATAAAGAAAATAGTATCAAACAAGTACGGCCTTTTCTGGTTCTTGATCCCCCTGTTTCTATATGAATCCTTGTTAGAGCCCTTTTTTAATGTCACCCACGCCCTCATAGGCGACTGGTTTGCAATTGCCAATTACGCTACCCTATTTTTCTATGGCTTTCTGTTGATCTCTGTAAAAGAACAATTCTGGAAAACGGTTACCCAACATCGCAGATTTTATCTGCGTTGCGGATTAATTGGATTTACTTTATTCCTCAGCTTAATCCTGATTTTTGAAGACTCTATTTGGATACATTTTACCGAAGCTTCCCTCAAGGTCTTTAATTTATGGTCCTGGATACTAGCCTTATTTGGGTACGCCGCAAACTACTTGAATAAACAGAGTAAGATATTGACCTATTCCAATGAAGCGGTTTACCCTTTCTATATATTGCATCAAACCATCACTATTGTGGCAGGGTATTTTATAATGAATCTGTCATGGGGTCTTCTGCCAAAGTTCTTTATCCTTAGCATTGCAACTTTTGGAGGGTCTTTTATCATTTACGAATTCTTTATCAGAAGGTGGAAATGGATCCGTCCTCTTTTTGGACTCAAATTAAAAAAAGTCACATATCCCCCTTCAAAACAATCCAGGGGTTCAGAAGCTAAAGTTGACCCATCCTTTTAAAGAATTCCTACCTTTGTCCTTTAAGAATATAGAAGATGAGCAGAATAAGGGTAACCAAGGAATTCAGTTTTGAAACCGGGCATGCCTTGTATGGCTACGACGGGAAATGCAAAAATGTCCACGGACATAGCTACAAATTGGCCGTTACCGTGATTGGAACACCCATCACAAAAGAAGGTGAAGTAAAGCTAGGCATGGTGATCGATTTCGGAGATCTCAAAAAAATAGTTCGTGAAGAAGTGGTTGATCCTTTTGACCATGCAACGATCTTCAATAAAAACACGCCACATCTTGAACTTGCGAAAGAACTTGAAAAACGAGGTCACAGGGTGATTCTTGCGAATTATCAGCCTACCAGTGAAAATATGGTCATTGATATTGCGGAGAGAATAAAGACCCGACTTCCCGCTCACCTCCAATTGCATTCTTTAAAGCTCAGAGAAACGGAAACGGCTTACGCCGAGTGGCATCTTGAAGATAATCCCTGATCCCGTATTGATTTTTCTATCTTTACTCCCCGATGAAACAGCTCGAGATACCAACAGGAAAGAAAGTATATTTTGCCAGCGACAATCACCTGGGTGCACCAGACAGGGCAAAAAGTGCCGTTAGAGAAAAGCTATTTGTTTCCTGGTTGATGGAAGCGAGAAAAGATGCTGCTGCGATCTTTCTTCTCGGAGACCTCTTCGATTTTTGGTTTGAATACAAAACTGTTGTTCCCAAGGGTTTTGTGCGAACGCTTGGTTCTCTTGCACAGATTGCAGATAGTGGAATACCTATCTATTTTTTTGCGGGCAACCACGATCTCTGGATGAATGGCTATTTTGAAGAAGAACTCGGGATCCCGGTCTTTCATAAGCCGCAACAATTCCAGATTAACTCAAAGCGTTTCTTCATAGGGCATGGCGACGGCCTGGGGCCCCACGATAAAGGGTATAAACGGATGAAAAAGGTGTTTACCAATCCCCTTGCAAGGTGGTTTTTCAGATGGTTACATCCCGACTGGGGTGTTAAGCTTGCCCAATACTTTTCAGTGAAGAACAAGCTTATATCCGGGGAGGAAGATCAGGAATTTCTGGGGGAGGAAAACGAGTGGTTGGTGCAATATTCCAAAAGAAAACTCTCTCAGGAACACTACGACTATTTTGTCTTTGGACACCGCCATTTGCCCCTGGAAATAAATCTCAATGACAACTCCACCTATTTTAATTTAGGAGATTGGATCGGTCATTTTACTTATGGTGTTTTCGATGGAGCTTCTTTTGAACTTAAGAAATACGAGAACTAGGCTTGCCTGATATCTTTCAATTTTAACTGAAGACTTACGGTGCCATTCCAGTGATTTTCATCCAGGCAATACACCAGACTGAATTGTTTGTTATCACGTACAAGGGACAATTTGTGCCCCAGGCCAAATCCAATCGCCTGAATAGGATTAGAATTACCTTGTACAACGGCTATTTTAAGGTGCTTATCTCCCTCTCCTACTCCTTTGGCATATCCTGAATCTCGTAACTGCTGTGTCAGGAATACCGGTTTCATATTCCCCGGACCAAAAGGTTCAAATTGCCTGAGAATCCTCATTAACTTAGGGGTAATATCAGCCAGGCTGATTTCTGCATCAATTCGGATTTCGGGATTGAGGAATTCCGGTGAAATCGTCTCTGACACCACATCTTCAAAACGAGCCTTAAATTCCTCATACTGGGATTCACTCAGGGTAAGTCCGGCCGCGTATTTATGTCCCCCAAACTGTTCCAGGGACTCTTTGCATGCTTCCAGTGCGTTGTAAAGATCAAATCCTCTCACGGACCTTGCTGAGGCTGCAAGTTTATCTCCGCTTTTGGTGAACACCAAGGTGGGCCTGTAATAGGTTTCCGTGAGTCTGGAAGCCACAATCCCAATGACCCCTTTATGCCAACTGTCATTGTAAACCACTGAGGTATACCTTTCCTCTTCCTTATTTGATTTGATTTGCTCCAGGGCTTCTTCAGTGATCACCTGATCTAGTCCTCTGCGATCTGTATTGAACTGTTCAATCTCCCCAGCCATCTTTTCGGCTTTCATCTGATCGGTTTCTGTGAGCAGGGAGACTGCGTAACGTCCGTGTTCCATTCGCCCGGCCGCATTGATCCTTGGAGCAATAACAAAGACAACATCAGTAACCGTAAGATTTGATTTTTTTACCGTGTTTAGGATAGCCTTAAAGCCAGGTCTGCTCTGTTGGTTAATTACTTTGAGGCCGTAGAAAGTCAGCACTCTGTTTTCTCCCGTCATCGGAACGATATCGGCAGCAATAGCCGTGGCAACAAGGTCCAGATAGGAAATAATCCCATCAACCGGACGTCCCTTCTGCTGTTCTATGGCCTGAATCAGTTTAAAACCAATTCCACATCCGCATAATTCGTCGTATGGGTAGTTACAATCATTTCTCTTTGGATCTAATACTGCAACGGCATCCGGAATTTGGTCTCCGGGCCGGTGGTGATCGCAAATAATAAAGTCGATTCCTTTCTCTTTTGCATAAGTTACTTTATCCAAAGCTTTGATCCCACAGTCCAGGGCAATGATGAGTTGAATGTCATTGTCGTCAGCAAAATCTATCCCGGCATAAGACACCCCATAACCTTCTGCATAACGGTC
This DNA window, taken from Muriicola soli, encodes the following:
- a CDS encoding GNAT family N-acetyltransferase, which codes for MSITKACMHHMRARGIEQWNEEYPSEKAFMNDIKRKELYVKETEGDIVGCICVTPVMDEEYFSVKWLTPNGLNLYVHRLAVHPDYQGKGMARSLMDKAEAIARAANYTSVRLDTFSKNQRNQRFYESRGYRKLESIYFPKQSPHPFYCYELIL
- a CDS encoding MATE family efflux transporter is translated as MTTRVSFKTINKLAIPATIAGIAEPILSITDTAIVGNIPDNGLESLAAVGIVGAFLSMLIWILGQTRSAISAIISQYLGAGKLDQVSTLPAQAIALNVLLSIVILLGTIFIVEDIFLLFNAKGKILKYCVSYYSIRVWGFPLTLFAFAVMGIFRGLQNTYWPMMIAIVGAVLNIGLDFILVYGIDGFISPMYLEGAAWASLIAQGVMAVMSLFLLMTKTNISLWPRFPIHPELGRLVGMSLNLFVRAVALNITLVLAVREATALGDRFIGAHTIAINLWLFAAFFIDGYGAAGNIMGGRLLGARDYSNLWKLSKKIMLYGLLVSGVLMIIAFVLYRPLGALFSNDSRVLQTFYSIFFIVILALPVNTVAFVFDGLFKGLGEMKYLRNVLLVATFIGFIPILFLGKFMNLGLYGIWIAITIWMMIRGGALVWKFRRKFRPLLQKT
- a CDS encoding enoyl-CoA hydratase/isomerase family protein, which translates into the protein MGTNRANGSLYTSINNSVATVEFGHPAGNSFVSELLLRLTNELNELSANKEVSLIVLASEGEGAFCAGASFHELMAVSNQNEATEFFSGFAHVINAMRNCSQPIVGRVQGKAVGGGVGLISACDYVFATEDAAVKLSELSIGIAPLVIAPAVKRKVGASGLAELSLAPTEWKNAYWAKEKGLFSKVFSNTGEMDKELDFFTSQLAKYNPEALAGMKKALWEGTEEWGSLLTDRAAITAALGLSNYTKKALAAFKK
- a CDS encoding acyltransferase family protein, coding for MRRHDLDWLRVSVFGLLIFYHVGMFFVPWEYHIKNNVEYSWLRYPMLFLNQWRLPILFVISGMGTSYALNKRTGLQFSLERIKRLFLPLVVGMLLIVPPQVYIERIAYGQFMGTYFEFWPSKAFTGVYPEGNLSWHHLWFLPYLLLFSLALLPVFLYLRKHPGNRFISRIKKIVSNKYGLFWFLIPLFLYESLLEPFFNVTHALIGDWFAIANYATLFFYGFLLISVKEQFWKTVTQHRRFYLRCGLIGFTLFLSLILIFEDSIWIHFTEASLKVFNLWSWILALFGYAANYLNKQSKILTYSNEAVYPFYILHQTITIVAGYFIMNLSWGLLPKFFILSIATFGGSFIIYEFFIRRWKWIRPLFGLKLKKVTYPPSKQSRGSEAKVDPSF
- a CDS encoding 6-pyruvoyl trahydropterin synthase family protein, producing MSRIRVTKEFSFETGHALYGYDGKCKNVHGHSYKLAVTVIGTPITKEGEVKLGMVIDFGDLKKIVREEVVDPFDHATIFNKNTPHLELAKELEKRGHRVILANYQPTSENMVIDIAERIKTRLPAHLQLHSLKLRETETAYAEWHLEDNP
- a CDS encoding UDP-2,3-diacylglucosamine diphosphatase; the protein is MKQLEIPTGKKVYFASDNHLGAPDRAKSAVREKLFVSWLMEARKDAAAIFLLGDLFDFWFEYKTVVPKGFVRTLGSLAQIADSGIPIYFFAGNHDLWMNGYFEEELGIPVFHKPQQFQINSKRFFIGHGDGLGPHDKGYKRMKKVFTNPLARWFFRWLHPDWGVKLAQYFSVKNKLISGEEDQEFLGEENEWLVQYSKRKLSQEHYDYFVFGHRHLPLEINLNDNSTYFNLGDWIGHFTYGVFDGASFELKKYEN
- the recJ gene encoding single-stranded-DNA-specific exonuclease RecJ, which codes for MRWTLKAKPEEGLVKHLSEAIKVSPLVATLLLQRGINNYEEAHRFFRPQLEHLHDPFLMKDMDLAVKRIEEAIRLEQNILVYGDYDVDGTTAVALVSSYLLSNYSRVATYIPDRYAEGYGVSYAGIDFADDNDIQLIIALDCGIKALDKVTYAKEKGIDFIICDHHRPGDQIPDAVAVLDPKRNDCNYPYDELCGCGIGFKLIQAIEQQKGRPVDGIISYLDLVATAIAADIVPMTGENRVLTFYGLKVINQQSRPGFKAILNTVKKSNLTVTDVVFVIAPRINAAGRMEHGRYAVSLLTETDQMKAEKMAGEIEQFNTDRRGLDQVITEEALEQIKSNKEEERYTSVVYNDSWHKGVIGIVASRLTETYYRPTLVFTKSGDKLAASARSVRGFDLYNALEACKESLEQFGGHKYAAGLTLSESQYEEFKARFEDVVSETISPEFLNPEIRIDAEISLADITPKLMRILRQFEPFGPGNMKPVFLTQQLRDSGYAKGVGEGDKHLKIAVVQGNSNPIQAIGFGLGHKLSLVRDNKQFSLVYCLDENHWNGTVSLQLKLKDIRQA